A window of Acidobacteriota bacterium genomic DNA:
ACTCCGGTCCCGACTTTTCCGCGGCCGGCGGCTTCTCGCGACGGCGCTCCACGATCTCGCGGGCCGCCGCGGCCACGTGGTGAGGAAGTAACGTGAACGGCGACTCCCGGTCCCTCCATCCCCGCGACTCCCTCCAGGAGCTCGCCGACGGCCTGCTGGATCCCTCTCGCGGGGCGGCGATCGCCTCGCATCTCGAGCTGTGTTCATCCTGTCGTGACGAGCTGGCCGTCATTCGCAAGACGCGAGAGATCGTGGGCGAGGCCTTGCGCCACGCGCCGCCCAACGAGAGCGTGACGTCCCGTGTCCTGGAAGCTCTCGATCGCGAGGACGCCGCGCGCTCGCGGAGTCGTCGTCACAGATCGATGCGATGGGTCGCTGCGGCAGCCGTGGCTGCGGCGGCGGTCCTCGGGGTGCTGCTGCTGCGCCCGCCCGGGCCCGACATCGTCGAGATGTTCGCAGGCGACGTGCGCGACTACGCGGCGGGCCGCGTCACGGTCGCGATGAAAACTGCCGACGTGCGAGCGATGGAAGGATGGTTTGCGGCGAACGGGATCGCCTTCGAAACGAGGGTCTTCGATCTCGGGATGATGGACTGGACGCTCAAGGGAGGCCGAATCCAGCGCCATGGTTCCGGTTCGCGAGCACTCTTCGTCTATCGTGACGGACGCGGACGGATCATGATCTGCCAGATGTACGAGGGCTCGATGACAGCCCTCCCCGAGGGGGGAGAGACTCGCGACGTGCGCGGTGTGCGATTCCGAATCTTCGAGCGCTCGGGAATCACCGTCGTATTCTGGGAGGAGGGCCGCGTGGCTTGCGTGCTCGGCGGGGCGATCCCTCGTGCCGAGATCATGGCGCTGGCGGTCGCCAAGGCGCAACAGCGGTCGTAGAGACCCCGAGGGCGTGCCGCGCCCAGCTCCGGCGCGCCGCCTCGTGTTGACATAGATCGGGGTCGGCTTATCATGCCCCGTCGTCGGGCGTTTCGGCATGCGGCGCGGCGCCGCCGCCGGGCGGGCACGGCACAACCGGGAGGGGGTCCCGGCAGTGACGATCATCGGCTTCGTGGGCGAGATCTATTTCGAGGACAAGGTGGTCGCCCACTACAAGAACGGCCGCATCGTGAAGGGGCACGCGAAGGACTTCAGCCCCGCGAGCGACGAGTTCACTCTTCAGCCGTACGCGGCGGAGTCTCAGCCCGTGAGCGTCGCCTTCGAGGATCTCAAGGCGGTCTTCCACGTGCGGACGTTCGAGGGGAACCGCGAGCACCCGCCCTCCCCGGAGGCGGTCGGCGAGATCGAGGAGCCCCGGTTCCGCGCGGCGATGGCGAGGGGGAAGAAGGCGCTCCTGGAGTTCCGGGACGGCGAGCGCATGTGGGGGTTCGCCCAGGGGCTCGAGACGAGCCAGCCCGGCTTCTTCTTCTTCCCCACCGACCCGGGCAGCAACAATCTCCGTATCTACGTCGTCCGCTCCGCGCTGAAAGATCTCGTGCTGCTCGATCGAGCCTAGTCCCGCCGCAAGGAAGCAGAAGAGGAAGAAAAGGAGCCCCACCATGCCGCGCCCTCTCGACGTCGCCGCCGTCCAGCAGGCCCTCGCCTCGTTCAAGCTCGACGGGTGGCTCTTCTACGACTTCCACCACAGCGATCCTCTCGGCTACCGCATCCTTGGTCTCTCGGAAGACCGGATGGCGACGCGGCGCTGGTTCTACTTCATCCCGGTGAAGGGGGCCCCGTCGAAGATCACGCACAAGATCGAGCCCGACATGCTCGAGCCGGCCGCGGGGCGGAGCCTCCCCTACTCGGGGCTCCACGAGCTGAACGCACGGCTCGACTCGATCCTCAAGGGGTGCCGGCGCGTCGCGATGCAGTACTCCCCCGAGAACGCGATCCCCTACATCTCGAGGGTCGACGCGGGGACGATCGAGATGATTCGCAAGCGCGGAGTCGAGGTGATCTCGTCGGCCGATCTCGTCCAGACCTTCGAGGCGACGATGACCGACGCGCAGCTCCAGACGCACCTCGACGCGGCCGCGGTGCTGAGGGAGACGGTCGATCTCACGTTCCGGGAGGTGAGGCGCCGCCTCCTCGCGAACGTCCCCACCAACGAGTACGAGATCCAGCAGTTCATGGTGAAGCACTTCGAGAAGAACAACTGCGTCTTCGACCACGCCCCCATCGTCGCCGTCAACGAGCACAGCGGGAACCCGCACTACGGCCCCACCCCGGAGACGGCCTCCCCCATCAAGCGGGGCGATCACTTCCTGATCGATCTCTGGTGCAAGAAGAACGTCCCCGACGCCGTCTACGCCGACATCACGTGGACCGCCTTCCTCGACACGAGCGTTCCGGCCGAGAACCAGAAGGTCTTCGACGTCGTCACCGGCGGGCGCGACGCGGCGGCGACCTTCGCCCTCGAGGGGCTCAACGGCGGGCGCGAGATCATGGGCTGGGAGGTGGACGACGTCTCGCGCGGCTTCATCGCGGGGAAGGGGTACGGCGACTACTTCGTGCACCGCACCGGGCACAACCTCTCGTACGAGGTCCACGGGAACGGCGCCAACATCGATCACTTCGAGACGAAGGACGACCGGCGGCTCATCCCGCGAACCGCCTTCACGATCGAGCCCGGCGTCTACCTCCCGAAGTTCGGCGTGCGGAGCGAGATCGACATCTACATCGGCCAGGGGAACGCGCGGATCACCGGCGAGCCGATCCAGAAGCGCATCGAGCCCCTCCTCGCGTGACGGGGCACCCGCGGGGCCTTGTCACCCTCTTCTTCACCGAGATGTGGGAGAGGTTCAGCTTCTATGGCCTGCGGGCCCTCCTCATCCTCTACATGGTCGCCTCGGCCGAGAGGGGGGGCCTCGGCTACTCGACGCAGCACGCCGCAGCGATCTACGGCTGGTACACCGCCCTCGCGTACGCCGCGGCGATACCGGGGGGGTGGATCGCCGATCGGCTCATCGGGCCGTACCGATCGGTGCTCGTCGGCGGCATCCTCATCGCCGCGGGGCAGATCTCCCTCATCTTCCACGCGGTGCCGTTCTTCTACCTCGGGCTCGCGCTGATCGTCGCGGGGACGGGGCTTCTGAAGCCGAACGCCAGCACGATGGTGGGCTCTCTCTACGACGAGGGGGATCCGAGGCGCGACGCGGGCTTTTCGATCTTCTACATGGGGATCAACCTCGGCGCGGGGATCGCGCCCCTCATCTGCGGCTGGCTCGGCCAGAACGTCGACTGGCACTACGGCTTCGGCGCGGGCGCCGCCGGGATGGTCCTCGGCCTCGGTCAGTACGTCCTCGGCAAGAAGCACCTGGTCCCGGCGCTCGACCGGCTGAAGGCGGCGAAGCCCGCCGCGAAGAACGCAGGCGCCCCCGCCGCGCCGGCGAGCGCCCCCTTCACCGCCGTCGAGTGGAAGCGGATCGCCGCGATCAGCGTCCTCTTCCTCTTCGCCACCCTCTTCTGGGCCGCCTTCGAGCAGGCCGGGAGCAGCCTCAACCTCTTCGCCGACCGGATGACCGACAACCGGGCGCTGGGGTTCGCCTTCCCGTCGACGTGGTACCAGGCGGTCAACTCGATCTTCATCATCGCCCTCGCCCCCGTCGTCGGCTGGATCTGGATCCGGATGGGAAAGCGCGAGCCGTCGAGCCCGGCGAAGTTCACCTGGGGGCTTCTCTTCGTGGGCTTGGGCTTCCTCCTCCTCGTCCCGGCGGCGAGGATCGCCTCCCCTCCCGACCGCCTCGTCTCGCCGTGGTGGCTCGTGGGCGTGTACCTCCTGCACACGATCGGCGAGCTGTGCCTGAGCCCGGTGGGGTTGAGCGTCGTCACGAAGCTCGCGCCGCCGCGCATCGTCGGGAGCATGATGGGGATCTGGTTCCTGTCGCTGTCGTTCGGGAACAAGATCGGCGGCTGGGTCGCCGGCTTCTTCGAGACGCTGCCCCTTCCGCAGCTCTTCGGCGCCGTCTTCGCGACGACCGCCGCGGCGGCCCTCATCCTTGTTTTCCTGATGAAGCCCATCCGCAATCTCATGGGAGGCGTGCATTGAGCGGGAAGGGATTCGTCGCGTCGCTACGGGAATTCTCCGTCTCGTTCTGGTCCGCCAACATCTCGGAGCTCTTCGAGCGGATCGCCTTCTACGGGATGACGTCGGCCCTCGTCCTCTACTTGACCAAGTCGCGCGGCTTCGAGAGCTCGACGGCCATCGTCATCGGCGGCTACTTCGGCCTCTTCACCTACGGCCTCGCCGCCCTCTCCGGCTTTCTCGCCGACATCCTCGGCTACAGGAAGGCGATCCTCCTCGCCTACTCGCTCCTCTCCGCCGGCTACTTCCTCGTCGGGGAGGCCGCGGGGACGATCCCGATCCTCGGCGCCCTCTTCCTCGTCGCCTTCGGCGCGTCGCTCATCAAGCCGAGCATCACCGGGACGGTCCAGAAATCGTGCAGCGAGGCGATCCGGCCGCTGGGGTTCTCGATCTACTACACGCTCGTCAACATCGGCGGGTCGGCGGGGCCGATCCTCGGCGGCTGGCTCCGGGACAACACGGGGGTCGACAAGGTCTTCCTGATGAG
This region includes:
- a CDS encoding M24 family metallopeptidase, which codes for MPRPLDVAAVQQALASFKLDGWLFYDFHHSDPLGYRILGLSEDRMATRRWFYFIPVKGAPSKITHKIEPDMLEPAAGRSLPYSGLHELNARLDSILKGCRRVAMQYSPENAIPYISRVDAGTIEMIRKRGVEVISSADLVQTFEATMTDAQLQTHLDAAAVLRETVDLTFREVRRRLLANVPTNEYEIQQFMVKHFEKNNCVFDHAPIVAVNEHSGNPHYGPTPETASPIKRGDHFLIDLWCKKNVPDAVYADITWTAFLDTSVPAENQKVFDVVTGGRDAAATFALEGLNGGREIMGWEVDDVSRGFIAGKGYGDYFVHRTGHNLSYEVHGNGANIDHFETKDDRRLIPRTAFTIEPGVYLPKFGVRSEIDIYIGQGNARITGEPIQKRIEPLLA
- a CDS encoding peptide MFS transporter; this translates as MTGHPRGLVTLFFTEMWERFSFYGLRALLILYMVASAERGGLGYSTQHAAAIYGWYTALAYAAAIPGGWIADRLIGPYRSVLVGGILIAAGQISLIFHAVPFFYLGLALIVAGTGLLKPNASTMVGSLYDEGDPRRDAGFSIFYMGINLGAGIAPLICGWLGQNVDWHYGFGAGAAGMVLGLGQYVLGKKHLVPALDRLKAAKPAAKNAGAPAAPASAPFTAVEWKRIAAISVLFLFATLFWAAFEQAGSSLNLFADRMTDNRALGFAFPSTWYQAVNSIFIIALAPVVGWIWIRMGKREPSSPAKFTWGLLFVGLGFLLLVPAARIASPPDRLVSPWWLVGVYLLHTIGELCLSPVGLSVVTKLAPPRIVGSMMGIWFLSLSFGNKIGGWVAGFFETLPLPQLFGAVFATTAAAALILVFLMKPIRNLMGGVH